The DNA region TCGCTCTCGGGGAAGCGTTCGGCGAGGTGTTTGATGCTGATCCTGGCTCCGGCGGGGAGCGACTGGATGTGGGCGGCCAGTCCGATCGCGGCGAGGGAGAGTCCGCGGTGCTGGGCGAGGTGGTTGCCGATGACGGTGAAGCCAGCGGCATGCCGGAAGTTGATGTGGATGACACCGGATGACGGTGTGGCGTCTCCGGGTACGGGGGATGGACCGCGCGAGGGCGCGGTAATCTGCGAGGTACCCATCGGGAAGCTCCTACTTCCTCGGTGGTCAGGCCCCCGGTTGAGAGTGCGAATCTCGGTCGGGGGCCGTCGCATGTCTGGAGTTGTCGCGGCGAGCATATGCCAGCCAACCCGTATGAAATCCAGCTCAGTTGCCCCATGTCACCCGCGTGAGTGACGGGGTCGGGTTTGGGTGGGGAGGGTAATTTCCCCAGGTTCTTTAAGGCTTTATGCGTCGTGGAACGCGGGGACGTGGTGCACCGGGTCGTGGGTTTCCGCGACCCGGTGGAGCGGTCGCGGTACGAGGTCGAGTTCGGCCCAGACGGTCATGTGCGGGACGGGTCCCACGTCGATGCCCCAGCGGTCGGCGAGTGCCTCGACGATCAGCAGGCCGCGCCCGCTCTCCGCGTGCTGGTCGGGGGTGGATGCGACGGGTAGTTGCTCGCCCCGGGTGTCGGTCACCTTGATCCGCAGGAGCCCGTCGCGGTGGGCGGTGAGGCTGAGTTGGAAGTCCCGTCCGGATGCGCGGCCGTGGACGGCGGCGTTGGCGGCCAGCTCGGCGACGATGTGCGCAGCGGACTCAGGAGGAAGCCCCCAGTCGCCCAGATGCGCCATGGTGAGCAGACGGGCGAGCCGCGCGCCCCGGCGGGTGGGGGAGAGCAGCACGGTGAACTGCCGGGTGGGAGCGGAATGTTCGGTTCGGGTGATGTGTTGGTTCACGTCGCTCAGCGTGGCCGTGGCGTGCGTACCGTGAACAGCGGCGAGCCGCTTGCGTACGGCGATTGTCCAGGGCTTGTCCAGTGCTGTCCCGGCTGTCCGGGGTGACGTGCTGGGGACGACCAGGGTTGGGCCAGGAACGGCATGCACATCGGAAGTGGGGCACGGAAGAGCGTGGATGAGACCGGTACGGAACGTGGCGACGCCGGGGCGGACGAGCCGGGCTGGGACGTCGACCCGGACGACGAGTCGGGCGTGGCAGTGCTCGCCGCGGTGGGCCGCCAGATCAAGGCATGGCGGGAGGCGGCCGGGCTGCGGGCCGGCGAGTTCGGGGCCGCGATCGGGTACGGGGAAGACCTGGTCTACAAGGTGGAGGGCGGGCGGCGCATCCCCCGGCCGGAGCTTCTGGACAGGGCGGACGAGGTGCTCGGGGCGGGCGGGAAGCTCGCGGCGATGAAGCAGGACGTGGCGGAGGTCCGGTACCCGAAGAAGATCCGGGATCTGGCGAAGCTGGAGGCCAAGGTCGTCGAGCTGGAGGCGTATCACCACCACAACATCAACGGCCTGTTGCAGACCGAGGAGCATATGCGGGCCCTGTTCGCGTCGTGGTTGCCCGCCTACACGCTGGATGAGATGGACCGCGTGGTGGCCGCTCGCATGGCTCGACGATCCATCTTCGATCGAGATCCCCTTCCGTCGCTGAGTTTTGTCCAGGAGGAGGTGACGCTTCGCCGTCCGGTCGGAGGCACAATGGTGTTGCGCCGACAACTCGAACACCTCTTGGAAGTAGGGCGGTTGCGGAATGTGGCGATCCAGGTGATGCCGACCAACCGCGAGGAACATCCTGGGACGGGTGGACTGATCGAGGTGCTGAAGTTCCCCGACGGCAGTGCGGTGGGGCGTTCCGAGGGCGCGTTCGGTGGCCGTCCGGTCTCCGACCCGAAGCAGCTCAGGATCCTTGGGTTGCGCTATGGGATGATCCGGGCCCAGG from Streptomyces sp. NBC_01591 includes:
- a CDS encoding ATP-binding protein, which produces MNQHITRTEHSAPTRQFTVLLSPTRRGARLARLLTMAHLGDWGLPPESAAHIVAELAANAAVHGRASGRDFQLSLTAHRDGLLRIKVTDTRGEQLPVASTPDQHAESGRGLLIVEALADRWGIDVGPVPHMTVWAELDLVPRPLHRVAETHDPVHHVPAFHDA
- a CDS encoding helix-turn-helix domain-containing protein, producing the protein MHIGSGARKSVDETGTERGDAGADEPGWDVDPDDESGVAVLAAVGRQIKAWREAAGLRAGEFGAAIGYGEDLVYKVEGGRRIPRPELLDRADEVLGAGGKLAAMKQDVAEVRYPKKIRDLAKLEAKVVELEAYHHHNINGLLQTEEHMRALFASWLPAYTLDEMDRVVAARMARRSIFDRDPLPSLSFVQEEVTLRRPVGGTMVLRRQLEHLLEVGRLRNVAIQVMPTNREEHPGTGGLIEVLKFPDGSAVGRSEGAFGGRPVSDPKQLRILGLRYGMIRAQALTPRESLAFIEQVLGET